A genomic stretch from Papio anubis isolate 15944 chromosome 18, Panubis1.0, whole genome shotgun sequence includes:
- the EXOSC6 gene encoding exosome complex component MTR3: protein MPGDHRRIRGPEESQPPQLYAADEEEAPAARDPTRLRPVYARAGLLSQAKGSAYLEAGGTKVLCAVSGPRQAEGGERGGGPAGSGGEAPAALRGRLLCDFRRAPFAGRRRRAPPGGGEERELALALQEALEPAVRLGRYPRAQLEVSALLLEDGGSALAAALTAAALALADAGVEMYDLVVGCGLSLAPGPAPTWLLDPTRLEEEHAAAGLTVALMPVLNQVAGLLGSGEGGLIESWAEAVRLGLEGCQRLYPVLQQSLVRAARRRGAAAQP from the coding sequence ATGCCCGGGGACCACCGCCGCATCCGCGGCCCTGAAGAGTCGCAGCCGCCGCAGCTGTACGCGGCCGATGAGGAGGAGGCGCCCGCCGCCCGCGACCCAACGCGACTGCGGCCCGTGTACGCGCGCGCCGGGCTGCTGAGCCAGGCCAAAGGCTCGGCCTACCTGGAGGCGGGAGGCACCAAGGTGCTGTGTGCAGTGTCGGGCCCGCGACAGGCCGAGGGCGGCGAGCGCGGCGGCGGCCCGGCCGGATCTGGCGGCGAAGCCCCGGCCGCGCTGCGTGGTCGCCTGCTGTGCGACTTCCGCCGTGCGCCCTTCGCGGGCCGCCGGCGCCGCGCTCCCCCGGGCGGCGGCGAGGAGCGTGAGCTGGCGCTAGCGCTGCAGGAAGCGCTGGAGCCGGCCGTGCGCCTGGGCCGCTACCCGCGCGCGCAGCTCGAGGTGTCGGCGTTGCTGCTGGAGGACGGCGGCTCGGCCCTGGCCGCCGCGCTCACCGCTGCCGCGCTCGCCCTGGCCGACGCGGGCGTGGAGATGTATGACCTGGTGGTGGGCTGTGGCCTGAGCCTCGCGCCAGGGCCCGCGCCCACCTGGCTGCTGGACCCCACGCGGCTAGAGGAAGAGCACGCCGCCGCCGGCCTCACCGTGGCGCTCATGCCTGTGCTGAATCAGGTGGCCGGGCTGCTGGGCAGCGGCGAGGGCGGCCTGATCGAGAGCTGGGCGGAGGCCGTACGCCTGGGCCTCGAGGGCTGCCAGCGCCTCTACCCCGTGCTGCAGCAGAGCCTAGTGCGGGCGGCCCGCCGCAGGGGCGCCGCCGCCCAGCCCTGA